A genomic segment from Fundulus heteroclitus isolate FHET01 chromosome 6, MU-UCD_Fhet_4.1, whole genome shotgun sequence encodes:
- the LOC105930233 gene encoding protocadherin-8: protein MGATGWSGLLVSLCASVLLLAALAQGKTVKYQTFEEDAPGTVIGNLAKDIYSTSPSPGGSRNSFRMMKQFNSSFIRLRESDGQLTIGERIDRERICKHTLHCLIAFDVVSFSKEQFKLIHVEVEVKDINDNSPEFPRKESSLEISENTAVGTRIPLDFAVDEDVGANYIQSYQISVNSHFSIDVLSRADGVKYAELVLMKELDRETQASYALELVAMDGGNPSRSGTTRINVKVKDYNDNSPVFDRSSFSVDLPEDAPVGSLLLDLNAEDPDEGLNGEVVYGFGHQVPPEIRQLFRVDRKTGRLTLESPVDFESKNTYEFDVQASDLGPNPSPAMCKIVVQVQDVNDNAPEISITPMTSITAGIAYITEAAARESFVALVSTSDRDSGANGQVHCTLYGHDHFRLQQAYEDSFMIVSTSPLDREKIPEYNLTVVAEDLGSPPFRTITQYTIRLTDENDNAPVFSKPVYEVAVVENNAPGAYITTVVARDMDMGSNGKVTYKLADTYFTGSPISTFVSLDPASGSLYALRSFNYEVMKQLELRVTASDSGSPPLSGSTSVYVRIIDQNDNAPVITQPPLNNGSAEVLLPRDSPSGYIVTRVEARDADEGVNAELSYGLATGEPSVFSVNKATGEIYLNQVLSHEVDETLSVTVTVSDNGRPALTSTAALHFLIIAGSPPRDRTVYQAGGGDGARAQWDLSVVIIVVLAGSCTLLLLAIILIATTCNRRRRDKSGEDSDSYGEKGTLERGRNHAGDNPLLPLHGAAGGGGGGGGGGGGGAGEVFEGHSYSSQPGAFTPAHPGGGDMCSASEDGSEVPCVYDSDNNSKLRGNKHEGYSTLPGYGNGKEAVRPITIWKGNSYTTISARDPAFSGKDSGKGDSDFNDSDSDVSGDTGLKKDGALVPPMGGHNALWACTSECKVLGHSDRCWSPSATRANAAPSPAPTLSSFNSLPKTASLPRDPNRRDNYYQAHIPKTVGLQSVYEKVLHNEYDYVLVTPPRPVRVQEISDVAIPVYTPTPTHCPNNDA, encoded by the exons ATGGGAGCGACAGGATGGAGCGGGCTGCTGGTGTCTCTGTGCGCCTCCGTCCTGCTTTTGGCTGCTCTGGCGCAGGGGAAAACGGTGAAATATCAGACATTTGAGGAGGACGCACCGGGGACGGTGATTGGAAACTTGGCCAAGGACATCTACTCCACTTCGCCTTCACCGGGAGGCTCCAGGAACAGCTTCAGGATGATGAAACAGTTTAACTCCTCTTTCATCCGTCTCAGGGAGAGCGACGGGCAGCTGACGATAGGGGAGAGGATAGACAGGGAGCGGATCTGCAAACACACCCTGCACTGCCTCATCGCCTTCGACGTGGTCAGCTTCTCCAAAGAGCAGTTCAAACTCATCCACGTCGAGGTGGAGGTCAAGGACATCAACGACAACTCCCCCGAGTTCCCCCGAAAGGAGTCGAGCCTGGAGATCTCCGAGAACACGGCCGTGGGCACCCGGATCCCGCTGGACTTCGCCGTGGACGAGGACGTCGGCGCCAACTACATCCAGAGCTACCAGATCTCCGTCAACAGTCACTTTTCCATCGATGTGCTCAGCAGGGCCGACGGGGTTAAATATGCGGAGCTGGTGCTGATGAAGGAGCTGGACCGCGAGACGCAAGCCTCTTACGCGCTGGAGCTGGTCGCCATGGACGGCGGCAACCCGTCCCGCAGCGGGACGACCCGCATAAACGTCAAGGTGAAAGACTACAACGACAACAGCCCCGTGTTCGACAGGAGCAGCTTCTCCGTGGACCTGCCCGAGGACGCGCCGGTGGGCTCCCTCCTGCTGGACCTGAACGCGGAGGACCCCGACGAGGGGCTCAACGGCGAGGTGGTGTACGGGTTCGGCCACCAGGTGCCCCCTGAGATACGGCAACTCTTCAGGGTGGACAGGAAGACCGGGCGGCTCACTCTGGAGAGCCCCGTCGACTTCGAGAGCAAGAACACCTACGAGTTTGACGTCCAGGCCAGCGACCTGGGTCCGAACCCGAGCCCGGCCATGTGCAAGATCGTGGTTCAGGTGCAGGACGTGAACGACAACGCGCCGGAGATCTCCATCACCCCGATGACCTCCATCACAGCGGGGATCGCGTACATCACGGAGGCGGCGGCCAGGGAGAGCTTCGTGGCGCTGGTGAGCACCTCGGACAGAGACTCTGGCGCAAACGGCCAGGTGCACTGCACGCTCTACGGACACGACCACTTCCGGCTGCAGCAGGCGTACGAGGACAGCTTCATGATCGTGAGCACCAGCCCGCTGGACCGGGAGAAGATCCCCGAATACAACCTGACGGTGGTGGCGGAGGACCTGGGCTCCCCTCCTTTCAGGACCATCACCCAGTACACCATCAGACTGACGGACGAGAACGACAACGCGCCGGTGTTCAGCAAGCCCGTGTACGAGGTGGCGGTGGTGGAGAACAACGCGCCGGGCGCCTACATCACCACGGTGGTGGCGCGGGACATGGACATGGGGTCAAACGGGAAGGTCACGTACAAACTAGCGGACACCTATTTCACGGGCTCACCGATTTCCACTTTCGTGTCTCTGGATCCCGCCAGCGGCTCGCTTTACGCGCTCAGGAGCTTCAACTACGAGGTgatgaagcagctggagctccGCGTCACGGCCAGCGACAGCGGCTCCCCGCCGCTGTCCGGCAGCACCAGCGTCTACGTGCGGATCATCGACCAGAACGACAACGCTCCGGTCATCACGCAGCCGCCGCTCAACAACGGCTCCGCCGAGGTCCTTCTGCCCCGGGACTCGCCCTCGGGTTACATCGTGACCCGCGTGGAGGCGCGGGACGCCGACGAGGGCGTGAACGCGGAGCTGTCCTACGGACTCGCCACCGGCGAGCCCTCCGTGTTCTCGGTCAACAAAGCCACCGGCGAGATCTACCTGAACCAGGTGCTCAGCCACGAGGTGGACGAGACCCTGAGCGTGACCGTGACGGTGAGCGACAACGGGAGGCCCGCGCTCACCTCCACCGCCGCGCTCCACTTCCTCATCATCGCGGGCTCCCCGCCGCGCGACAGGACGGTGTACCAGGCGGGCGGCGGGGACGGGGCGCGCGCGCAGTGGGACCTGTCGGTGGTGATCATCGTCGTGCTCGCGGGAAGCTGCACGCTCCTGCTGCTCGCCATCATCCTCATCGCGACCACCTGCAACCGGCGGCGGCGGGACAAGAGCGGCGAGGACAGCGACTCCTACGGGGAGAAGGGCACGCTGGAGCGGGGCAGGAACCACGCGGGGGACAACCCGCTCCTGCCACTCCACGGAGCCGCCGGGGGaggtgggggaggaggaggaggaggaggaggaggcgcgGGGGAGGTCTTTGAGGGACACTCTTACAGCAGCCAGCCCGGGGCTTTCACCCCGGCTCACCCCGGGGGAGGCGACATGTGCTCGGCCTCAGAGGACGGCAGCGAGGTGCCCTGCGTGTATGACTCAGACAACAACAGCAAGCTCCGCGGGAATAAACACGAG GGCTACTCCACTCTGCCTGGGTATGGGAACGGGAAAGAGGCGGTGAGGCCCATCACCATCTGGAAGGGCAACTCCTACACCACCATCTCCGCCAGAGACCCGGCCTTCAGCGGCAAGGACAGCGGCAAGGGGGACAGCGACTTCAATGACAGCGACAGCGATGTCAGCGGAGACACCGGCCTGAAGAAGGACGGGGCCCTGGTTCCTCCCATGGGCGGGCACAACg CTCTGTGGGCTTGCACCAGCGAGTGTAAAGTCCTGGGCCACTCCGACCGATGCTGGAGCCCCTCGGCCACCAGGGCCAACGCAGCCCCCTCCCCGGCGCCGACCCTCTCCTCCTTCAACAGCCTGCCCAAGACGGCCTCGCTGCCCCGGGACCCCAACCGCAGGGACAACTACTACCAGGCCCACATACCCAAGACAGTGGGGCTGCAGAGCGTCTACGAGAAGGTCCTCCACAACGAGTACGACTACGTGCTGGTCACCCCGCCCAGGCCGGTGAGGGTGCAGGAGATCAGCGACGTGGCCATCCCCGTTTACACCCCAACCCCGACGCACTGTCCCAACAACGACGCGTAG